The Bosea sp. 685 DNA window TGCGCTCGAATTCCTGCGCCAGATTCCGCCGTTGGCTCTGCTGCCGTTGCTGATTCTCTGGCTCGGTATCGGCGAGGTGCAGAAGGTTGGCGTCATCGTGCTGTCCTGCTTCTTTCCGATCTTTCTCGGAGCGCTCGGCGGCATCGCCCAGGCCGATCCGAAGCTGATCGAGGTCGGGCGCATCTGCGGCCTGAGCCGGCGGGAAATCCTGACACGCATCGTTCTGCCGGCTTCCCTGCCGGCGCTGGTGGTCGGGCTGCGGATCGCGCTCGGCTATAGCTGGCGGGCGCTGGTCGGGGCCGAACTGATCGCCTCGAGTGCGGGGCTCGGCTATCTGATCATCGACGCCCAGAACATGGCGCGGACCGACATCGTGCTCGTCGGCGTGCTGGTCATCGGCGTGCTCGGGCTTATCGCCGATGCGCTGGCGCGCGCCGCCTTGCGCAGATCGGCGCCGTGGCTGCGCTCGCAGCTGGAGCTCGGCCGTGTTTGAAGCGCGCAATCTCGGTTTGCGCTATACCGTCGGCGAGCGCGAGTTCGCGGCGCTGGAGGGCGTTGACCTCAGCCTGCCTCGCGGCGGGTTCACCACCATCGTCGGGCGCAGCGGCTGCGGCAAGACCACGCTGCTGCGGCTGCTGGCCGGGCTGGCGGAACCGAGCGATGGCGAACTGCGCTTCGAGAGCGGTGGTCGCCCCCGTATCGGCTACGTCTTCCAGGAGCCGCGGCTGATGCCTTGGCTCAGCGTCGCCCGCAATGTCGGCCTGGGCCTCGTGGGCCGCCTCGACAAGGGGCTACTGGTACGCCGCGTCACGGAGGCGCTGCAACTCGTCGGCCTGTCCGGCTTCGCCGAGGCGACGCCGGACCAGTTGTCCGGCGGCATGGCCCAGCGCGTCGCGCTTGCGCGCGCCCTCGTGCTCGAACCCGACCTGTTGCTGCTTGACGAGCCTTTTGGCGCGCTCGACGCCTTCACCCGCCGCAGCTTGCAGATGGAGCTGGTCGAGATCTGGCGGGCGCGGGGCACGACGATCGTCTTCGTTACGCATGATGTCGAGGAAGCCGTGCTGCTGGGGCAGGCGGTCGCCGAACTCTCCGAAGGTCGGCTCGTCGGCCTGCATAGGGTCGATCTGCCCTATCCGCGTGACGCCACCGATCCCGCTCTGCTCGCCCATCGCCGCACCGTGCTGGAGCGGCTGCTCGAAACAGGGCCGAATTCTCACCTCAAGGAAACAGTGCCATGAGACGTCTGAAGCTCTTCGTCGCCGCGGCAATGCTCGCGACGTCGCCGATGATCGCCGCCCATGCCGCCGATAAACCGGCGAAGGTCAGCGTCACCTATGTCTCCTCGCCCTTCAACGTGCCCTCGATCATCATGCGCAAGAAGGGCTTCCTCGACGATGCCTTCGGCGCGCTCGGCGTCAAGACGGAGAATCCGGAGATCACCTCGGGCGGTGCGCAGATTCAGGCGCTTGCGGCCGGGGCCATCGATATTGCCAGCGTGCTCGGCGGCACCTCGGCGATCCTCGGTCGTGCCAACGGCATCGACCTCAAGGTCATCGCCGCCTATTCGCGCTCGCCCAAGGCCTTCTTCGTGATGACCGGTGCGAATGGCCCCGGCAGCATCGAGGCGCTCAAGGGTAAGAGCGTCGCCGGGCCGAAGGGCACGACGCTCAACCAACTCCTCGCGGCGGCGCTCGCTTCCAAGGGCATGAAGCTGACCGATGTCGAGTATCTCAACATGGAGCTGCCGGCCGCGCGCGCCGCGCTGCTCGCCGGCAAGGTCGATGCTGCGACGCTGGCCGGCGCCAATGCGCTGCAGGTGGAGGCGGCCGGCGGGCGCATTCTCGCGAGCGGAGAGGGGCTGATCGCGCCGATCTCGGTGATTGCCGTCCGCGGCGCCTTCCTGCGGGAGCAGCCCGCTCTGGTTGCGGCCTATCTCGCCGCCCATCGCAAGGCGCTCGACTTCATGCGCGACAACCCCGAGGAGGCTTTGAAGATCGCGGCCGAGGACCAGAAGATCTCGATCGATGACGCGCGCAAGCAGCTGCCTTGGTACGATTTCACCCTGGCGATGACCGATCGCGACATCGAGAACCTCGCCGGCGACCAGCGCTTCATGGTCGAGGCCGGCATGCTGCAGAAGACGATCGACATCCGCGCCGATCTGATCGATCCGCTGGCGTTCAAGCCGTGAACGACGTCGTCCTGCTCGATTGCGAACAGGCCGAGGGCGGCGTCCAGGATCTCATCCGCGACCTCGTGCTGGGGCCGCGCATTGCTTTGCTGCCGCTCTACGATCTGGAGCGGACCGATCTCGCCGCCTTTCGCGGCTTGCTGGTCGGCCTCCATGCCGACCAGCGCTATCTTTCCTCGCGCCGAGCCCAGCTTGAAGGCTTCCTGGCGCAGGGAGGGACAATCGTGGTCTGTGGCCATGTCGGTCATCCCTTCCTGGCCGAGCTGAATCCCTTCGTGCCGATCCCGAACTATCGCGTCGAGGATCTCGAAGTGAAACGCGAAGCGGCGCATCCGGTCTGGGAGGGAGTCGAGATGGAGCATCTGTCGCGCCGCCGGGGCGTGGCGGGCTTCTACGGTCGCGGCTCGAACCCGCCGCCACCGGGCACGCGTGTGCTCAACAGTCTCGGGCCCGGCCGCCACCCGGTCGATTTCGAGTGCCGGCCGTCGGTTGGCGGGCGGCTATTGGTCCATGCGGGGGCGGATCTCTGGGGCTATCACGGCTCCGGCTCGACCGCGGACCGGATCATGCCGCAACTGCTCGATTGGATCACAGCCCCGATGGAGGCCTGGTGATGCTGGCGCTGATCGAAGGTGGAACCTATTTCCACAAAGAGGCGATCGATGGCGAGCGCCTGACAGGACGCTTCGACCGCACGATATACGCACCAGAACTCGATGCCGCGGCTCTCGCGGGCTGCGACGCGCTGATTGTCGCCGACCGCATTCATCCGGCGGTGCTGCGGCGCAAGCGGCCGCTCCTGCTCGGCTATCTCGCGGCGGGCGGCACGCTGATCGTGCTGGGCGAAAATCGGGCGCAGGACTGGGCGCCGGGCGTCGCCTGGGAGTTCAGGCCGACGAATTTCTGGTGGTGGCTGGAGACGGGAGCCGATCCGGGCCACCGCATCGTCGCCCCCGGTCACGAGATCTTCCGCCATGTCGGCATGAGCGAGCTGGTCTGGCATTATCACGGGCTGCTGACGCCGCCGCCGGGCGCGACCTCATTGGTCGAGATCACGCCGGAGGGCGATCCACACGGCAAGGGCGGCTCGATCCTCTACGATCACCGCAATGTCGGCGGTGGGCCGGGCCGGATGATCGTGACCACGCTCGACCCGTTCTACCATCACGGCAGCTTCTTCATGCCGGCGGCGTCGCGCTTCCTCGGCAAGCTGCTCGACTGGACGGACGAGGCGTTTCGGGCGTCGCGCTGAGCACGCGACGCCCCTTACAGCGGAATATTGTCGTGCTTGCGCCAGGGCCGCTCGACGCTCTTGGTGCGCAGCATGGCGAGCGCGCGGGCGATGCGGCGGCGCGTTCCATGCGGCAGGATGACCTCGTCGATATAGCCGCGCTCGGCCGCCACGAAGGGCGACATGAAGCGGTCCTCGTATTCCTTGGTCTGGCGGGCGATGGTCTCGGCGTCGCCGCCACGGAAGATGATCTCGACCGCGCCCTTGGCGCCCATCACCGCGATCTGCGCGGTCGGCCAGGCATAGTTGACGTCGGCGCCGATATGCTTTGACGCCATCACGTCATAGGCGCCGCCGAAGGCCTTGCGGGTGATCACCGTGACCAGCGGCACAGTGCATTCGCTATAGGCGTAGAGCAGCTTTGCGCCATGCTTGATCAGCCCGCCATATTCCTGCGCCGTGCCCGGCAGGAAGCCCGGCACGTCGACCAGCGTCACGATCGGGATCTCGAAGGCGTCGCAATAGCGCACGAAGCGCGCGGCCTTCCTTGAGGCGTCCGAGTCGAGCACGCCGGCCAGTACCATGGGCTGGTTGGCGACGACGCCGACGGTACGGCCCTCGATGCGGCCGAAGCCGGTGACGATGTTGCCGGCATAGGCTGCCTGGATCTCGAAGAAATCGCCCTCGTCGAGCGTTTTCAGGATCAGTTCCTTGATGTCGTAGGGCTTGTTCGGATTGTCCGGCACCAGCGTGTCCAGGCTCATATCGACACGGTCGGGCACGTCGAAGGAGGGCCATTCCGGCACGCCTGCGGTGTTGTTGGCGGGCAGGAAGTCGATCAGCCGGCGCACCTGCAGCAGTGCCTCGACATCGTTCTCGAAGGAGCCGTCGGCGACCGAGGATTTCGTGGTGTGGACTTTCGCGCCGCCGAGCTCCTCGGAGGTCACGGTCTCGTTGGTGACGGTCTTCACCACCTCGGGGCCGGTCACGAACATGTAGCTGGTATCGCGGACCATGAAGATGAAGTCGGTCATCGCCGGCGAATAGACGTCGCCGCCGGCGCAGGGGCCCATGATCACGGAGATCTGCGGGATCACGCCCGAGGCCGCGACATTGCGCTTGAAGACCTCGCCATAGCCGCCGAGCGCCGCAACGCCCTCCTGGATGCGGGCGCCGCCGGCATCGAACAGGCCGACGATCGGCGCGCGCATCTTCAGCGCCATGTCCTGGATCTTGGTGATCTTCTGGGCGTGGGTCTCCGACAGCGAGCCGCCGAAGACGGTGAAGTCCTTGGAGAAGACGAAGACGGTGCGGCCATTGACCGTGCCCCAGCCGGTGACGACGCCGTCGCCGGGGATCTTCTCGCCCTTCTCCATGCCGAAATCGACGCAGCGATGCTGCACGAACATGTCGAACTCCTCGAAGGAGTCGCGGTCGAGCAGGAGTTCGATGCGCTCGCGAGCGGTCAGCTTGCCACGCTTGTGCTGCGCTTCGATCCGGCGCTCACCGCCGCCCTTGCGGGCGCCGTCGCGACGGTCTTCGAGCTGTTCGAGAATGTCTTTCATGGAGCCCCCGCGAGCCGAGCCAAGTTCCTATCCGGCTTAAGGGCGGAAGGCCGGGCTGTCCATCGGGGGCGCCTGCCGCTTTGGTGCAAGGCCGGGTGCGATCAGGCTCTCAGCCCTGCATCAGCAACAGCGACGCCGCGTCGAATTCCTTGCGGCGGATGACGCGGCGTTCGGCTGCGTCCTCGTCCTGGCCCCAGATCGCGATCTGGTAATCCTCGTCGAGATGGGCGGCGTTCCAGACCGCATCGGGACTGAGCTGTCCGTCGGCGAGCGCCAGCATCAGGATGGTCGAGCCGGTCAGCGTCATGACGTTGTGCGCGCCCGCGAGCGCGAGCGGCGCCGGGATCGCGGCGATGCGGGCGGCGACGGCCTCCAGCGTGCCGGCGGGCTGGGCGGCGAACATCACGCCCTCAGTCAGCTCGAAGCGGGCGCCGATCGCCGCCTCGACCGCGGCGATGATCGGATTCCAGATCGCGTTCTGGCGTTCGACCAGCGTGTCGGGCTCGGCCGCACGGTAGCAGAGCGCATCGCTGCCGGCATAGCGCACGATCTCGGCGCGCACGGCCTCGCGCTGGTCGGCGACGCCGTCGAGCGCAGAATTGACCAATCGCGTCAACGGCATGCGAGCGGGGTCGATCTTCTCCAGCTGCGCCTGCCATTCGGTAGCCAGCGCCTCGGCGGCAGGGCGGGAGGTCACTGCCAGCGGGTTGCGCGCCGGGGTGCGCGCCGTCTTGCCGTCGAGCGCGACATGGAACAGCCCGTCACGCTCCAGCACCGCCGCCGCCTCGTAGAAGCGGCGGGGCAGGGCGTTGCGCATCGCGGACTGCGCGGCGGCAACGGGGTCGGGCTGGCTTGCGCCGGGCGCGCCGAAACGCGCAAGGAAGGCATCTGTCGACATGACAGCCCCATAGAGCAGGATGCGAAAAAGTGGAAACCGGTTTTTCGCATCCTTCTCTCACTCTTAGATGAGAGCGCATTTTCTGAGCCGCGAAAATCGCTCTTCGCGCCGTTGCTCAGGCCTCGCGGATGCGGTCCAGGAACTGCGCGACCTCGAGGTCGAGATCGGCCGATTGCCGGTCCAGCCTGTCGGCCGATTTGGCGACGAAGGCGGCGGCGTCGCCGGTCTCGGTTGCAATGCGGCTGACGATCTCGATATTGCCGGAGGCCGATACGGTTTCCTTGGCCGCGACCTGGATGTTGCTGGCGATCCCGGCGGTCGCTGCGCTCTGCTGCTCCACCACGGTTGCGACGGCGGCCGAGACCTCGTTCAGCGAGCCGATCGTCGCGTTCATGGCATCGATGGCGCGGATGGCGTCCTCGCTCGAGCTACGGATCGCTTCGATCTGGCCCTGGATCTCCTCGGTCGCCCGCGAGGTCTGGTTCGCGAGCGTCTTGATCTCCTGGGCGACGACCGTGAAGCCACCGCCGGACCGACCGAAGCGCGCGGCTTCGATCGCGGCGTTGAGCGCGAGCAGATTGGTATGCTCCGCGATCGTCGAGATCATCCCGGCGATGTTGCCGATATCCTCTGCCTTGGTCGAGAGATGGTTGACCGTGGCGAGCACAGTCTTGGCCGTGGAGGTCGTCGCGCCGACAATGCGGGTGGTCTCGCCGACCTGCTTGTCGATTTCGCCGAAGGAGGTCGCGAGCTCGGCGGTGGCGTTTGTGATGGCGACGACATTGGACGAGGTGTGGTGCGAGGACAGAAAGGCGGCGCCGGCCCGCTCCGCCACCTCGGAGGCGCCGGCCTGCATCTGCTGCGAAGCCGTGCGCAAGGTCCTGACCGAGGCGATCACGTCCTTGGCGATGCCGGCGATCTTGTGCTCGAAATCCTCGGCGACCGCATAGAGCATCGTCTTGCGCTCCTGGGCGGCCTTCTGGGTCGTGGCGGCGGCCTCATAGCGGGCATCCTCGGCCGCGCGCCTGGCTGTGGTCGCCTCCTGCTTTTCCGTCTCCGAGGTCGCCAGGGCGACCCTGAGGGAGGATACCGTCCAGCTCAGCGCCAGCGCCTGCACGACGACGATGACGGCGTGCAGCAGGACGCGGTCGAAACTATTGCCGTTGGGAAAGACACCGAGCGGATAGACGATGCTCAGCACGGCATGATGGGCCGCGACAGCAAGCGAGGCGGGGACAAAAATCCGCCAGTCGAGCCAGCCCGCGAGCACCGCCAAGATGGCGAAGAAATACATGTGCATGTCGGACTGATAGGGATGCCCCGCGAAGGTGTAGACCAGCAGCATGACCTGGCCGAGCGACGTGATCGAGCTGACCTGCCGGGTTATCCAGTTGGTGCCGCAGGCCCACCAGACCAGTGTCGTGATCGCCGCGAGCGCGATGCCGGCAGCCACGATCTGATCGGGATTGCTGGCTCGCCCCAACTTGCTCGCAAGCGCCAGCAGCACGGTGTTGCTCCAGAGCACGGCGATGATCACATAGGCGAAACGCGCCCTGAACCGCTCCACATCCGTCATGTCTGGGCCTGCCAGGACCCGCCCGCGCACAGGCGCGCCAGTTCGCCGTCGATCACCAGCCAGGCGCCGGATTGGTAGAGCTGGGTAGCGTAGTCGGGCCGGTCGCTGAGGCTGATGACGAGGGCAGGCGTAGCACCGAACTGCAGCAGGTTGCCGCCGGCCTGGGCGACGGCGTCCGCGACTTGCGCGGCCGATGTGCCCGACCGGAAATAGGCCGCGACCGGGCGGCCCGGCACGGGCCAGGCGGCGATGAGAAAGGCTCCGATCGCGATGAGGAGGCTGAAGACGGCGCCGAAGGCGATCTCACGCATACCACAGCCTTTCCCGACGGTTGCGTGCCACTGGCGCGAGGCGATCAACCAAACGGCGAATTACAACCAGTGATTGAATTGTGTGGTTCTCTGACTTTCTAAGACGTAAATCCGTCGCGCATATATGAAAATAAATACAGTCTTTTGGGGGCGCGCGAGGCCGATCGCGCCGCGCCGCCGCTCAGGCACGCTGGAAAAGCTCGATCACATTGCCAGATGGGTCCTCGCACAGGATCTGGCGGCCGCCTGGACCTTCGACGATAGCGTTGCGGAACGGCACGCCCTGGGCGCGCAGCGCTTCGACCAGGGCTGGCAGATCGGTAACTTCCAGGACGAAGCGGTTCCAGCCGCCGGGCTCGGGTTTGCGGCCGTCCGGCATTGGTCTGGAGGCGGATGCGAGTGGACCGGCGAGCCACAAGGTCAGCCCTTCGCTCTCCAGGATCGCCATGGCCGGGCCGAACTGCTGCTTCAGTACGAAAGACAGCTTGTCCCTGTAGAACGCGACGGCTTCATCGACGTCGTTCACAAGGTATCTGATGCTGGCCATTGGTATCTCCTCGAGGTTGCAGGCGTGCTGCTTGAGTTATCGGCTCCCGAACAGGTCGCGCCAGGCCGGCTTTGCGCCGGGAAAGGGCAGGGCGGTCGCGGCATGGACGCCACGCGCGACGGCACGCGCCAGCACGTCTGCGGCCACGGCGCAAAGCTCGGTCAGCGCAAAGGCGTCGGACGGAGCGCCGGCATGGCCGGTGGCCGCCGCGAAGACGATATCGCCGTCGAGCGCGCCATGGGCTGGCCTCAGGGCGCGGGCAAGGCCGTCATGGGCTGCGAGCGCCAGCCGCTTGGCCTGGGCCTTGGTCAAGACGGCGTCGGTCGCGACCAGCGCGATCGTGGTGTTCTGGCCGGGGCCGCCCTTGAACCGGATCGCGCTGTCGGCGGAGGAGATCGCGGCGGGCCAGCCGAGTCCGGCGAATTCTTGGCCCTGCTCGTAGGGTGCGGCCCAGAAATGTGGCCCCTTGCCGATCGTTGCCGTGCCGACCGCATTGACGGCAACCAGCGCCCCGACGATCTGTCCTGTCGCCGCCCGCGCGCTGGCGGAGCCAAGGCCGCCCTTGAGGTTGACGGTGCTGGCGCCATAGCCCGCGCCAGCAGTGCCGAGCGCGAAATCGCCTGCCGCCGCATCGAACGCGGCGCGTCCGAGTGCGCGGTAGGGCGGCTCGCTCGCGCCGTCCCTGGCCCAGGGCTTCTCGCCGCCATTGAGCAGATCGAACAGGATCGCTTGCGGTACGAGCGGCACGCGCAGGCTGCCGATCTGAAAGCCGCGCTGTCTTGCGGCGAGCCCCGCCATCACGCCATCGGCTGCGGCCAGCCCCCAGGCAGAGCCGCCCGAGAGCACGATCGCGTCGATATGCTCCGCCGTCATCTCCGGCTCCAGCAGCGCAGTGTCGCGCGTGCCGGGCGCACCGCCGAGCACAGCGATCGAGGCTATGCTGGGGCGCTCGAACAGAGCGACGGTGACGCCGGTCGCAGCCTGAGGGTCCTGCGCGTTGCCGACGAGGACGCCGCGAACATCGGTGATGAGATTGCGCATCAAGGTCAGACTTCAGGCTGGAGTAACTTTCGATCCAAACGGATTGAAAATTACTCTATGTCATTGTTTTAACGCATTTTCTTCACGCGATCCGGCGTCCACTTCACTTGAGAATGCTCTCGTCGGGGAACGAGACTTCCGTGCCGGGCCTGCCCACATTACGATCTTTTCATGCTTGCGCCATCGCCGGGTCACGCCCGCGGCCTCACCTTGCGACCATCGTGAACCGGCTTCGAGACCCGCTCAGCGACCCGATATTCGTTTCGTGCCAGATATTCGTTTCGTGTCATGGGAGATCAAGATGAAACGCATTGCCCTGATCGCAGCTTCGGCAGCTGCCGCCATCACGGCCTCGCTTGCGCTGGCCCAGCCGCAGCCGCTGCCGCCGGCCGGTGGTTCCGATCGCGATCGCTCCCAGCAGGAGCGGAGCGATTCGCGTGACGACCGGCGCGGTGAATCCCGCGAGCAGCGGGCCGAGCGCATGCAGGCCCGCCTGACCGAGCGCCTGACCAAGCTGCGCGCCGACATGAAGCTCAAGCCCGAGCAAGTGCCGTTGTTCGACACTGTCGAGAACGTCATCAAGAAGGGCGCCGAGAAGCGCCGCGAGGGCTGGGCGGCGCTGCGCGAGCAGCGCGAGACCTTCCGTCACGCCGACATCATGGAGCGACTCGACATGACATCGGGCCGCCAGGCCGAGCGCGCCGCGCGGACCAAGGAACTCGCCGACGCTGTCCGCCCGCTCTGGACGACGCTCAGCGACGAGCAGAAGACGGTCGTCCGTCGCGCCGTACGTGAAGCGATGGCCGAGGGACGCGGCATGATGCAGCGCATGCGCGAGCGTTTCGAGGAGCGCCGCGGTGGTGGCCGTGACGATGACGACCGTGGTCCGCGCCGTGGGCGGGACGATTGGCGCGAGCGTCGCGGCTGAGGCGACGCGTCGGTTCTCTCCGGAGACTTGCCGCTCCGGAGACTTGC harbors:
- a CDS encoding ABC transporter permease: MTSATGFVSPFLLPGPFAVAQAGWQLIQDGSLAKHAAISLQRVGLGYGLSVILALPLALLFGLLPRLRSFCEPALEFLRQIPPLALLPLLILWLGIGEVQKVGVIVLSCFFPIFLGALGGIAQADPKLIEVGRICGLSRREILTRIVLPASLPALVVGLRIALGYSWRALVGAELIASSAGLGYLIIDAQNMARTDIVLVGVLVIGVLGLIADALARAALRRSAPWLRSQLELGRV
- a CDS encoding acyl-CoA carboxylase subunit beta, with amino-acid sequence MKDILEQLEDRRDGARKGGGERRIEAQHKRGKLTARERIELLLDRDSFEEFDMFVQHRCVDFGMEKGEKIPGDGVVTGWGTVNGRTVFVFSKDFTVFGGSLSETHAQKITKIQDMALKMRAPIVGLFDAGGARIQEGVAALGGYGEVFKRNVAASGVIPQISVIMGPCAGGDVYSPAMTDFIFMVRDTSYMFVTGPEVVKTVTNETVTSEELGGAKVHTTKSSVADGSFENDVEALLQVRRLIDFLPANNTAGVPEWPSFDVPDRVDMSLDTLVPDNPNKPYDIKELILKTLDEGDFFEIQAAYAGNIVTGFGRIEGRTVGVVANQPMVLAGVLDSDASRKAARFVRYCDAFEIPIVTLVDVPGFLPGTAQEYGGLIKHGAKLLYAYSECTVPLVTVITRKAFGGAYDVMASKHIGADVNYAWPTAQIAVMGAKGAVEIIFRGGDAETIARQTKEYEDRFMSPFVAAERGYIDEVILPHGTRRRIARALAMLRTKSVERPWRKHDNIPL
- a CDS encoding NrtA/SsuA/CpmA family ABC transporter substrate-binding protein yields the protein MRRLKLFVAAAMLATSPMIAAHAADKPAKVSVTYVSSPFNVPSIIMRKKGFLDDAFGALGVKTENPEITSGGAQIQALAAGAIDIASVLGGTSAILGRANGIDLKVIAAYSRSPKAFFVMTGANGPGSIEALKGKSVAGPKGTTLNQLLAAALASKGMKLTDVEYLNMELPAARAALLAGKVDAATLAGANALQVEAAGGRILASGEGLIAPISVIAVRGAFLREQPALVAAYLAAHRKALDFMRDNPEEALKIAAEDQKISIDDARKQLPWYDFTLAMTDRDIENLAGDQRFMVEAGMLQKTIDIRADLIDPLAFKP
- a CDS encoding ABC transporter ATP-binding protein; the protein is MFEARNLGLRYTVGEREFAALEGVDLSLPRGGFTTIVGRSGCGKTTLLRLLAGLAEPSDGELRFESGGRPRIGYVFQEPRLMPWLSVARNVGLGLVGRLDKGLLVRRVTEALQLVGLSGFAEATPDQLSGGMAQRVALARALVLEPDLLLLDEPFGALDAFTRRSLQMELVEIWRARGTTIVFVTHDVEEAVLLGQAVAELSEGRLVGLHRVDLPYPRDATDPALLAHRRTVLERLLETGPNSHLKETVP
- a CDS encoding VOC family protein gives rise to the protein MASIRYLVNDVDEAVAFYRDKLSFVLKQQFGPAMAILESEGLTLWLAGPLASASRPMPDGRKPEPGGWNRFVLEVTDLPALVEALRAQGVPFRNAIVEGPGGRQILCEDPSGNVIELFQRA
- a CDS encoding ATP12 family chaperone protein, encoding MSTDAFLARFGAPGASQPDPVAAAQSAMRNALPRRFYEAAAVLERDGLFHVALDGKTARTPARNPLAVTSRPAAEALATEWQAQLEKIDPARMPLTRLVNSALDGVADQREAVRAEIVRYAGSDALCYRAAEPDTLVERQNAIWNPIIAAVEAAIGARFELTEGVMFAAQPAGTLEAVAARIAAIPAPLALAGAHNVMTLTGSTILMLALADGQLSPDAVWNAAHLDEDYQIAIWGQDEDAAERRVIRRKEFDAASLLLMQG
- a CDS encoding Spy/CpxP family protein refolding chaperone, whose translation is MKRIALIAASAAAAITASLALAQPQPLPPAGGSDRDRSQQERSDSRDDRRGESREQRAERMQARLTERLTKLRADMKLKPEQVPLFDTVENVIKKGAEKRREGWAALREQRETFRHADIMERLDMTSGRQAERAARTKELADAVRPLWTTLSDEQKTVVRRAVREAMAEGRGMMQRMRERFEERRGGGRDDDDRGPRRGRDDWRERRG
- a CDS encoding P1 family peptidase, with amino-acid sequence MRNLITDVRGVLVGNAQDPQAATGVTVALFERPSIASIAVLGGAPGTRDTALLEPEMTAEHIDAIVLSGGSAWGLAAADGVMAGLAARQRGFQIGSLRVPLVPQAILFDLLNGGEKPWARDGASEPPYRALGRAAFDAAAGDFALGTAGAGYGASTVNLKGGLGSASARAATGQIVGALVAVNAVGTATIGKGPHFWAAPYEQGQEFAGLGWPAAISSADSAIRFKGGPGQNTTIALVATDAVLTKAQAKRLALAAHDGLARALRPAHGALDGDIVFAAATGHAGAPSDAFALTELCAVAADVLARAVARGVHAATALPFPGAKPAWRDLFGSR
- a CDS encoding methyl-accepting chemotaxis protein produces the protein MTDVERFRARFAYVIIAVLWSNTVLLALASKLGRASNPDQIVAAGIALAAITTLVWWACGTNWITRQVSSITSLGQVMLLVYTFAGHPYQSDMHMYFFAILAVLAGWLDWRIFVPASLAVAAHHAVLSIVYPLGVFPNGNSFDRVLLHAVIVVVQALALSWTVSSLRVALATSETEKQEATTARRAAEDARYEAAATTQKAAQERKTMLYAVAEDFEHKIAGIAKDVIASVRTLRTASQQMQAGASEVAERAGAAFLSSHHTSSNVVAITNATAELATSFGEIDKQVGETTRIVGATTSTAKTVLATVNHLSTKAEDIGNIAGMISTIAEHTNLLALNAAIEAARFGRSGGGFTVVAQEIKTLANQTSRATEEIQGQIEAIRSSSEDAIRAIDAMNATIGSLNEVSAAVATVVEQQSAATAGIASNIQVAAKETVSASGNIEIVSRIATETGDAAAFVAKSADRLDRQSADLDLEVAQFLDRIREA